The sequence CCATTGCAGCATGCAGACCAGCTTATCACTGGACTCGGTTTTGGCCCATAATACAAAGGGAGGTGGAACAAGTACTGTCATAAAAAAAATCCATAAGAAACCATTCTAAGTTCTTTCATGCTAGTAAGTTTCTAAGATGAAATAATGGATATGAGTTCCTACATATCTGTTTAAGAGGCATCTAGTCCTCTTTCTTATGTCTCATTTCGATATAATGGATACCGAGAAAGACGAAACCTCCGAACCGAGAGCCCGAAAATTTACATTTCTGACGAGGAACAACTCTTGCACCCACAGTAACTTGCATTTTTTGATCGTTGACAAATTGAGTGAGAAATGGTTGTGTGCTGATTGCTGAATGCCTTAAGAGGAACCGAGGAAGAAGCTTTGGTACCGTGTCATTTGGCCATTTGCATCTCAGGGTACGGATCGTGGCGATATTATCGAGTGTATAATTGTGGACACACACCtaattctttttttaaaaaaaattctaattctTATTGGCATTCTAATTCCTGACAGGGCGACAAAGAGGGAAGGTCCAAAATCACGTGTTCCGCGATAGTCTATTATCCGTCAATTAAATAGTTTTATTAAGTTAGGCCGGGCGcccgtgtcaaaaaaaaaataggccGGGCGTTCTGAGGCTGACACCGGGGCCCACAGCACGAAGAAGAAGCCGAAGCGACCGAGCCAGCACCAACCAATCGGTTGGGGATGGGCAGGGAGACGGACGCCCACGGCCACCCGCACGGCCCACCTCCGAATCCGCGTGCGACTGCGAATTCCCCGAACTCGCCGGCAACCGCCGCTCCCGACCGCACCAACACCAGGCTgctgtgctgccgccgccgcggccgagccTCCCCGGCGCACTGCAGCGTCCCCGTGGGAAGCGGGCGCGGGGTCGTCTCTCCTTCACGCGCGCAGCCCCGTCGGCCAGCGGCTAGCtgaggccccggcggcggcacgccggccagccgccgccACGCGGATGTCGCGGTGCGTGGCTCGCTGAGGAGGGGCGGGCGGGAGGGGCCGGGAGATCCGGGTTTTGGCCGACGAGGTGGCGGTATCCATTGAGATCGGATCCATGGGCTCGTCCGCCCAGCACGAtccggcggcctccgcgccAGGTGACTTGGCTCTCGCTCTCGTCGTATCCTTTCTGCCAAATTCCGTGTCCCTCTTATTCCCAGCTAGTTCGTCGTACTCGGGTGCGGCGGATTACGTCCAACGAATTTGCTGATTTCGAATTTTCGATGCTAGAGAGGGGGGTTTTGCGTGCCTCGCTCTCCTCATTCGTTATCGCTGTTGGATGACAGTCGTGCTTGGGGTTCTAAAGACCGTGGGTTGGGTTTCCTAGTTAGGAACCGTTCCTTGGATTTGCAATGGGTGAATTGGGCACACAACTTGCCGCAAAACAAGCAAACGTTACTGCCctcagaaaagaaaaggaaaagcaaACTGTTACTGGTATTGGGACATAAGCGGGGGATATGCAAAGCTTATAGAGTATGCACAGTAGTCTGTTTAACTGTCGGAACGGAAAATATATATGTTCCTTCTTCCCCCCAAGTGTCCGTTTTTATTTATACGACAGAAGTCTCGAGCTATTAGCAAATTGGTGTGTAGTCTCGTACCTAATGTTAAACTTATGGTTAGCAGGAAGTTTGGAGGGTGCTGATGGCAGCAGAAGCAGCACCAGCAGGTGGACAAAAATGACGAGCACAGATACATGGAGATGGTACCTCGGGTTGATTTACATCGTTGCTGTTGCAAGCATATGGATTGCCGCTAGCTACATTGTGCAGTCTGTTGTTGATGCTGGTGTTTCGCCGTTCTTGATCACCTACATATGTAACTCGCTGTTTGTTGTCTACATTCCCATAATCGAGGTTGCCCGGTACTTTGAGGATTCTGTCAGCAACTTTTGGACAAAGTTGAAACGCAAGGATGCTGAAAGCCTGCAGCAGCCCGCTGATCTGGAGAGTGTGAATCTTCTCCAAAGTGGTGGACATGAGATCAATGCAGCCTCGGATCAATCACAAACAAGGTCGCCTGAAGACACTTCAATTCCAGATGCAAGCTTCCCTGCCCAGACAGAGCTTAGTGTTGCAGATTCCAGCAAAGGATTGGATGCAAAAGGACGCTGGACGCGTGCTCGTGTAGCCAAAGTCAGCATGGTAGTCTGCCCTTTTTGGTTCCTTGCCCAGCTAACATTCAACCTGTCTCTAAGATACACCACTGTTACGGTAAGTGTTTCTAGGAATAATTGTGTGCTACTTCCATGTTGACATACACTTTTGAGAttaggggtgcaaattggtgcCCCTAAGGGTATACCCACCAAGTTATAcccctatttttttttgaagtaaaacACCCCTACTTTTGTCCTGTCATTAGTCAGGTATGTAATATGCTCCTGTTTCTCTGAATTTGCAGTCAAACACGATCCTGAGCACCACATCAAGCCTCTTCACTTTCTTGGTTGCATTAGTATTTCTTGGAGAAACATTCACATGGCTGAAGCTAGTTAGTGTGCTTCTCTGCATGGGAGGGACAATAATTGTTAGCCTGGCTGATTCAAGTAGCACAGTTAACGCCATTGCCACAAACCCTCCTCTCGGAGATTTCCTTTCTATTTTTTCTGCTGCTTGTTATGCTATATATATCACCTTGATACGAAAGAAATTGCCTGATGAGAAGGAGGGTGAAGGCCAAGTGAGTATGGCTCAGTTCCTGGGATTCCTTGGACTGTTTAATATGTTGTTTTTCCTTCCCGTTGCGTTGGTGTTGAATTTTGCCAAGCTGGAGCCATTCCACAGGCTGACATGGGAGCAAGTTGGTCTTATTGTTGGAAAAGGTATGTTTTCTCTTTATTCGtgaatcttcttttttttttgtgagatGCATCAGGTGTTCATTGATAACATGTGACAATAGTGCATCATGTTTGTATGCCATTGCAACAATATATGGGAATAGCTAAAGGAAAGTGATCTGTAGAGTGAGAAATGATTGCCGCTAACTTATGATCTGTGACATTCTTTGCAGGTTTGTTAGACAATGTATTGAGCGACTATCTGTGGGCGAAAGCGGTCCTTCTCACAACAACTACAGTCGCTACGGCTGGCCTCACAATTCAAGTCCCAATTGCTGCCATTGTGGACACACTCACTGGTCATGCTCCGCATCTACTGAGCTATGTCGGAGCTGCTGCTGTACTGGTCGGTTTTGCTGGGATCAACATCCCAGCTGGAGAGCCTCCCCAGGCTGCTCAACAAGAGCAGGAAACTCCAATTGTTACCATGGTTGATGACCCAATTCATATTCCCAGCAGGCAGCAGTAGGAATGCTACTGATGCTGTCTCATAGTCTGTAGCCTGGTTTGTTGTTTAGAGGTCTTGAGACACTGTGTAATTATCAAGCAATGTATAATTTTCCCTTTGAGCCGTGACACCAGAACAGAAGAGATGGGCATGGATTGAAGTTAGGAGTAACCTATCTAGTCTGTTCAGATTGAACCTTGTATTTGTCTTGTAATTCCTTTTTTGATAAGAGTCTTGTAATTCTTTAGATCTATACAACTGAGTCTCATATGGGGACTTAAAACCCCATGTGTAAGATCATCTGTACATGGTGAAATGATGTTATTTGTTACGGCAATGGAAATGAAAATTGTAGTTATCAGGGTTTTTACTTTCCAGCATATATTTACTTTATTACTCGCAAAAAACCTACTTCCTCGTTTCCAAAGTTCCAAAAGGGTGCTCACTCATTTACCTTTGCTCTAAGTTGAAGTATATCAAGTTTGACCTAAATGGAcagtatatactccctccgtctgtTCATGACCACATTGTTTCACGGGATCATTATTTAGTGCCACGTGTGGCACTCATGACCAGTTTTGTAATGTTGCTTGTATTATAATGATAAAATTGTACAATACTATAGTCAGACTACATTTTTAAGGGTAATTATATAATTTCTCACCACTCACTGGTTTCTCCAACGGAGGACGTAATTTATAAAAAACGTGCAGTTATTTTTTTATACAAACCTTGGGATTCGAATTTACGAAAAGTTCCCTTAAAAACAGAATGTGCGAAAAGTTAAGCCGCTCGGCTCAGAAGCCTCTGCTGAAGCAGCCGGCAGAGAGAACAGCTCGGCTTACTGTTTGGGCTGCTGCAGCCGAGCTGCggctgttttttcttttttatattttttaaaaataaaaatttcaaaaatatatatccgttttgaaatatttcaaaaatacccccggtcgcccccccatagggcgacatgcCTTAAGtgtaaaattttttttcaaattcgcaatgaggtctctggaaaaaaaaatgccctgtcgcccccccaacgggcgacaggggcttgtcgcccagcccacgggcgaccgccgccgggcccagcccacgggcgcggcagggggggcctgtcgccccccccccccccccccccccccccccgcgggcgaccggggtatcccCCCTATAAAAGCtccagccctccccttccctcctcatttgagcccgaaaattccaccaaaattccagaaaaaaaagagaggagcgaggagaaggaaagcggcgaagccctgtcggattcagcacttgtgatctgcaggttagtacatttagtttatatatttttccatttaagtactacgtatttaaatatgagtaatttaagtaggggtaagtaatttaatttaattagtgttatagtagaaccatttaagtaggagttcaatgatactttagtttgtagttacgtagtagtaaattagtttagaaaattagttctacgcatttattattacaattgcagtactattagaaacgtgtttataaattaattatgatttagaatagaatttggcatatgcagtatagaatttgagtgtcatcacgtagttatgaatacttatacgttatagttgaatttcatacttagtttttacagattattgaataaggtagtgaagtaaagagtataactcgataagtattatgtgatatacagatatgtcgagcaagatgcagtttcaagtattttatggtgaatacaatgttatgtatgggccaaatggagtagatctttctgcctttaagcgcacatctagcggcatagataaacctctggaaaggaatTTTGGTTctatatgtaagtggctgcagcgtgggttccatgttgatccgttgacacatgtgatcactgtccagtctcttgttaattgggaggtagaaagtgaattatgggaattaatgatgatacacagcactgatgactggcagaagtacatgcaagcagctctagagcgtgggtggcctctggccattcttgttcaaattcaggagaagacacaaaatgaaatccaacattgtgcagatcaaggaactccgagtattcaaagagagaccaattatgttgagcaagatgagtcagaagagacagagaaccaaaacatgggaccacagggccttgctgatgagggagagaggatacatagcattgtggacgagatggaggcagaagaccaaaccgcaatagagatggaagaatatgaggtctcatctgatgacgagcagtactcattgccaaaagagtggaaagagcatggttttgacagtcatgtcgcagaagatgtacgaaatcaggagtgagagtacagagggaacgaggtagtgcaaggtgcaacatatccaaacattgaagccgtaaaagatgctgtgagactatgggcaatctcattgaaacgagaattcagagtcgtaaagtctggcagtaaagaatatgaggtgaagtgtgtgaatgctggatgtccatggcgagtacatgcattcaagggaaaatggaagtcaaactggaaatgttccattgtcacagagcacacttgtttgctgtcagaagttcttccctcgcatcgcaatatatcatgcgactttgttgcaaagcaaatgtatgggtttattatggacaacctaaattatgagccaaaaatgattgttcgacacattgagcagacttaccagtacaccatcagttatttgaaggcatggcgggctaaacaaagggtgttcgagatgcggttcggcacatacgaggcatcatatgataacctacctcgtatgttatcccaggttgctgctagaaatcctggaagcttttatgacacataccttgtaccagccgtgactaggggacaaagaattatgcaacgagccttattttgcataggtgcttgtgttagagcatttcagttttgtcttccggtgatctgcattgatggcacatttttgactggaaggtataaaggtcagatactcaccgcaatcggtgtagattgcaacaaccaaattgttccgctcgcatttgcatttgttgagaatgagaacatagacagttggtattggttccttgaacgagtgaagattcatgttgttgctgcacgtccagatgtgtaccttattagtgataggcatgcaggtatcctgcaatcaatactgaaattgcaacgtggaactgcgacaacgcctccattatggcctgatgtccaaaataggtggtgcattaggcatatgggtgcaaacttctatgaacacttcaagaacaagaatcTTAAGAACCtatttaagaggttgtgcacccaaaatcaacagagaaaattcaatgcattatggcagatgcttgatcagttgactgcagagctagtgaaggtaaggacatcaggagcaggcacgagtcaggctgcagaggctagggattcaattgagaagccattttcacactggattcgaggtgcacctaaggagaaatagtcattcctttatgataccaacggaatacggtatggtctTCAGACAACGAActatgcagagtgtttcaatatggttatgcgttcttgtcgtgcctttccacttgtgggaattgttgagttcatcatgtatgggtgcatgaagtatttcagagagcgttacacggctgcaagcataaacatcaacaacccccaaattcagttttgcaaaagagtgacacaatatatgcaagagaagattaaaaaggccaaactgcaccgcgtcatatccacaggtacaatggagcatagatttgaggttctatgcaaggatagaagtggtcgtggtatccgtagagatagggtggtacaggagagtttgattacagttgatggcaaagccttctgctcctgcatgaagcctaagttattgcatatgccatgctcccatctcattgcggcatgtgcagagtctgcgttacagctaggactatttgtttcaccgtactttagcaaggaagcagctgtatccacatggggacatgaggtatacgggattggaattgtggggcctttcactcaggataatgagaataagatgtttattcctgatccagccactaagaaaggcaaaggccgccgtcagacacgtcgtattcggaatggtatggacgagtcggaagcaagcaaggcacaaaagcgttgtaGCCAATGTGGAGTattgagtcacaactacaagaagtgtccttagaatgcacttcacgatgctgctgatgtcggttcttccggaaatcccagagatggagcacctcctacgttcagacgagcatcggcgagaatt comes from Panicum virgatum strain AP13 chromosome 4K, P.virgatum_v5, whole genome shotgun sequence and encodes:
- the LOC120704246 gene encoding uncharacterized vacuolar membrane protein YML018C-like produces the protein MGSSAQHDPAASAPGSLEGADGSRSSTSRWTKMTSTDTWRWYLGLIYIVAVASIWIAASYIVQSVVDAGVSPFLITYICNSLFVVYIPIIEVARYFEDSVSNFWTKLKRKDAESLQQPADLESVNLLQSGGHEINAASDQSQTRSPEDTSIPDASFPAQTELSVADSSKGLDAKGRWTRARVAKVSMVVCPFWFLAQLTFNLSLRYTTVTSNTILSTTSSLFTFLVALVFLGETFTWLKLVSVLLCMGGTIIVSLADSSSTVNAIATNPPLGDFLSIFSAACYAIYITLIRKKLPDEKEGEGQVSMAQFLGFLGLFNMLFFLPVALVLNFAKLEPFHRLTWEQVGLIVGKGLLDNVLSDYLWAKAVLLTTTTVATAGLTIQVPIAAIVDTLTGHAPHLLSYVGAAAVLVGFAGINIPAGEPPQAAQQEQETPIVTMVDDPIHIPSRQQ